From a single Cytophagales bacterium WSM2-2 genomic region:
- a CDS encoding transcriptional regulator has protein sequence MKKLKNQLNIGILIYKNCTSSMVTGFWDTLTLANHLSGREVFQLELIAENKKPIKSFSGLSFTPRKTIMAKTSYDLVYIPGFLGDTDEVLTMEKKSIEWLRRVSASGKTIMTAACNGNFLLASSGALRNKKATTHWSLIQKFRSHFDDIDLQPEKILVDNGTSISAAGVTAYFNLALHIIQRFADAELSLSCAKVFLVDAGRKIQTPYQVYQFSKAHGDDFVLKAQDWMEQNFREKITADQLAELVQLGKKTFFRRFKKATGENPLNYLQKLRMETAKRLLESKDITFNEVTWKVGYTDASSFHKAFKQETGLTPIDYRNKFSFA, from the coding sequence ATGAAAAAACTGAAAAACCAACTCAACATAGGAATTCTGATTTACAAGAATTGCACGTCATCGATGGTGACAGGATTCTGGGATACCCTTACACTTGCAAATCACTTATCCGGGAGAGAGGTTTTTCAGTTGGAATTAATCGCTGAAAATAAAAAACCGATCAAGAGTTTCAGTGGCCTGAGCTTTACTCCACGCAAAACAATTATGGCAAAGACAAGCTATGATTTGGTTTACATTCCCGGCTTTCTGGGCGATACGGATGAAGTGCTTACTATGGAAAAGAAATCAATTGAATGGTTGAGAAGAGTAAGTGCGTCAGGCAAAACAATTATGACTGCCGCCTGTAATGGCAATTTTCTCCTCGCGAGTTCAGGAGCCTTGCGCAACAAAAAAGCAACTACACATTGGAGCCTTATCCAAAAATTCAGATCGCACTTCGATGACATCGATCTTCAACCCGAGAAAATCCTTGTGGACAATGGGACATCCATTTCAGCTGCCGGTGTGACAGCTTACTTTAATCTCGCATTGCACATTATTCAAAGATTTGCAGATGCGGAACTTTCCCTCTCCTGTGCCAAAGTCTTCCTGGTGGATGCCGGAAGAAAAATTCAAACCCCTTATCAAGTGTATCAATTTTCAAAAGCACATGGTGACGATTTTGTACTCAAAGCGCAGGATTGGATGGAGCAGAATTTTCGGGAGAAGATTACGGCCGATCAGCTGGCTGAATTAGTACAATTGGGGAAGAAAACTTTCTTCCGAAGATTCAAGAAGGCAACCGGTGAAAATCCACTGAACTATTTACAGAAGTTGAGAATGGAAACTGCAAAACGTCTCCTGGAATCCAAGGACATCACTTTTAATGAAGTGACATGGAAGGTTGGCTACACCGATGCAAGCTCATTTCATAAAGCATTTAAACAAGAGACCGGGCTCACACCTATTGACTATAGAAATAAGTTTTCGTTTGCGTAA
- a CDS encoding polyketide cyclase gives MTNTEVAHAVNQAVQKGDVAGISSLVLENYVQHTPLVADGRSGLEALVSKIENKEMPGPTIKNIRTLNDGDFVVLHHDVLWPNRKVMFEIFRMESGLAAEHWSGIMEHPEKTANGHTMVDGATAVTNQIDTQRNKSFVRDFVQTILVEGQFERILEFYHPEIIQHNPFIDNTVAGLIKGIQELQKNGLTIQIQKIRMVLGEGNFVLTLSEGLFAGKPTAFFDLFRVESGKIVEHWDVLQEIPTPEKQAHKNGFF, from the coding sequence ATGACTAACACAGAAGTTGCACACGCGGTAAATCAAGCCGTTCAAAAAGGAGACGTAGCGGGAATAAGCTCGCTTGTACTTGAGAATTATGTCCAACACACACCACTGGTGGCTGATGGCCGCTCGGGGTTGGAAGCCCTGGTTTCGAAAATTGAGAACAAAGAAATGCCCGGACCCACCATCAAAAACATCCGTACGCTGAACGATGGTGACTTCGTTGTTCTACATCATGACGTGCTGTGGCCAAACCGGAAAGTCATGTTTGAAATTTTTCGCATGGAGTCTGGATTAGCTGCGGAACATTGGAGCGGAATTATGGAGCACCCTGAGAAAACAGCAAATGGTCATACCATGGTAGATGGGGCAACAGCTGTTACCAACCAGATTGATACTCAGCGAAACAAATCATTTGTCCGGGATTTCGTCCAGACGATATTAGTTGAGGGGCAATTTGAAAGAATCCTTGAATTTTATCATCCCGAAATCATACAGCACAATCCTTTTATTGACAATACTGTTGCCGGCCTGATCAAAGGAATTCAGGAGCTACAGAAAAACGGGTTAACGATTCAGATTCAAAAAATAAGAATGGTACTGGGAGAAGGTAATTTTGTCCTGACGCTGTCTGAAGGATTATTTGCAGGGAAACCAACTGCCTTCTTCGACTTGTTCAGGGTAGAAAGCGGTAAAATTGTAGAACACTGGGACGTGCTTCAGGAAATACCCACGCCAGAAAAGCAGGCGCACAAAAATGGATTTTTTTAA